The proteins below are encoded in one region of Myxococcales bacterium:
- a CDS encoding DUF1552 domain-containing protein, whose translation MPDFLSSRRLFLAALGASAVTVRFAGMWQRKQAAAANGAPKRFIMIFNPQGVVMDQWKPRSSSGGAATETNFTLDFNNSILAPLQPYKDRLLVLDNVDHRVNADVGVDNHGPAMISAVTGAGATGNYSGNSGEFERPRLPSIDQYLAAQLNPDTPVKSLQLSAGFAGGTSAMDTLSYDMNLNRLPPLYDPIQTYDLLFGSFQPSGGGGTIDPALERKLARRGSALDYASADIERLRNQLPPSERDKLDQHLEALASIERRLDGSAVASCNEKPPAPASINATKRDNAPTVTELQFDIVAQAFACDMTRFVSMQFDRGGSFENVPWLGIADPHNNIAHAIPGGASGDSYNLEHYYAEKVAYLLEALDVPDPLGEGTILDNTLIYWTNEFGSGSSVHSHNNIPVVLAGGAGGALNTGRYLKMRDSSLDSNFWCMYANSGCSDGFYAHGKLFAAMMQAMGLSNVTSWVDPRLSNNSAHQGVETRILA comes from the coding sequence GTGCCAGATTTTCTAAGCTCAAGGCGGTTGTTTTTGGCTGCTCTGGGTGCTAGCGCCGTAACGGTGCGTTTTGCCGGTATGTGGCAACGTAAGCAAGCTGCTGCGGCCAATGGTGCTCCCAAACGTTTCATCATGATTTTCAACCCACAAGGCGTGGTCATGGATCAATGGAAACCCCGTTCGAGTAGCGGTGGAGCGGCCACGGAGACCAACTTTACCTTAGACTTCAACAATTCCATTTTGGCGCCTTTGCAACCGTACAAAGATCGTTTGCTGGTATTGGATAATGTGGATCACCGCGTTAATGCCGATGTCGGCGTGGATAACCATGGCCCCGCCATGATTTCAGCGGTCACAGGTGCAGGAGCGACTGGTAACTATTCTGGAAACAGTGGCGAATTTGAACGGCCCAGACTTCCTTCCATCGATCAATACCTTGCGGCTCAGCTCAATCCGGACACGCCCGTCAAATCGCTTCAACTCAGTGCTGGTTTTGCAGGCGGGACCAGTGCGATGGATACACTGTCCTACGACATGAACCTCAACCGTTTACCCCCGCTCTATGATCCCATCCAAACCTACGATCTATTGTTTGGTAGTTTCCAACCCTCAGGTGGGGGGGGCACGATCGATCCCGCACTGGAACGCAAACTTGCGCGTCGAGGCTCAGCGCTCGACTATGCTTCGGCAGATATTGAAAGGCTTCGAAATCAGCTGCCACCAAGCGAGCGAGACAAACTCGATCAGCATTTAGAGGCTTTAGCATCCATTGAGCGACGTCTCGATGGCTCGGCGGTTGCGAGTTGTAATGAGAAACCACCGGCACCTGCATCCATTAATGCGACAAAGCGCGACAATGCGCCGACAGTAACCGAGCTCCAGTTTGATATCGTGGCGCAAGCCTTTGCTTGTGACATGACACGTTTTGTTTCCATGCAGTTTGACAGAGGTGGTTCGTTTGAAAATGTGCCATGGCTGGGTATTGCTGATCCTCATAACAACATTGCGCATGCTATTCCAGGTGGAGCAAGCGGTGACTCTTACAATCTGGAACACTACTATGCTGAAAAAGTTGCATATCTACTTGAAGCCCTGGATGTTCCGGATCCATTGGGCGAGGGTACGATTCTGGATAACACGCTCATCTATTGGACCAATGAGTTTGGCTCGGGGTCAAGTGTGCATTCGCACAACAACATTCCCGTAGTGCTTGCAGGTGGTGCAGGGGGCGCATTGAACACGGGCCGTTATCTTAAAATGCGCGACTCATCTTTGGACAGCAATTTTTGGTGCATGTATGCGAACTCTGGCTGCTCGGATGGCTTTTACGCCCACGGCAAACTCTTTGCCGCGATGATGCAAGCTATGGGCCTAAGCAACGTCACCTCGTGGGTTGATCCACGTCTAAGCAACAACTCCGCCCACCAAGGCGTAGAAACCCGCATCCTTGCTTAA
- a CDS encoding DUF1592 domain-containing protein, whose translation MIDRTAILSFVFLFLLGCNGLISGFGGGSGDNAPGENDPNLSADELQKQYVSRRIWRLSTEDYQASIKALLGDTTLPPVAFVNDPAEGGFGNAAANLRVNDSLAEQYMSAAEYYAERAQANLVSLLPCSASDGEDNCAEQFIRDFAPKAFRRDVLDAEVTALMQVYSDGREPAFEDGISNVIQTILVSPSFLYRTELGPADDMTSVVPLLDHEVATLLAFFVTGAPPDEELRAAASAGELLDADVREAHARRLYSKAGEHFAGFVREWLGMENVALMTKDETFFPNFSENTAQSMQTEIDTFVEKILVEGDTLYTTLMTANYSYIDSGLASLYGVPAPSTAFSRVDFNPTQRAGLLTQAGVLGTYADSRRSSPTRRGKFIWTRFLCNELGAPPAGVDTSIVGEEPPPGSTNRQVVEAHAMDPTCAGCHNVIDPLGFGLENFDALGQWRDTDNGSAVDASGSVYNYNATEFEGLSTPLTSDGNFDGPVELSWYLANSEEAKQCFVKNVTEFMLGISRSQQELRDNLAAFAYPGFAGADTSTLQLLVEIVRSNTFVERANVEGAQ comes from the coding sequence ATGATAGATCGAACAGCAATTCTGAGTTTTGTATTTCTATTCCTACTGGGATGTAATGGGCTTATCTCGGGATTCGGAGGAGGGAGCGGGGATAATGCGCCGGGTGAAAACGATCCCAATCTAAGCGCCGATGAGCTTCAAAAACAGTATGTCTCTCGCCGTATTTGGCGCCTCAGCACCGAAGACTACCAGGCCAGCATCAAAGCCTTATTGGGAGATACTACTCTGCCGCCCGTAGCGTTTGTTAACGATCCAGCAGAGGGTGGATTTGGCAATGCAGCAGCGAACCTTCGTGTCAACGATTCGTTGGCTGAGCAGTATATGAGCGCGGCTGAGTATTATGCAGAACGTGCGCAAGCAAACCTAGTATCGCTATTGCCTTGCAGCGCAAGCGACGGGGAAGACAATTGTGCCGAGCAGTTTATTCGTGATTTTGCTCCAAAAGCTTTTCGTCGGGACGTGCTCGATGCGGAAGTGACCGCTTTAATGCAAGTCTACTCAGACGGACGCGAGCCCGCTTTTGAAGACGGCATCAGTAACGTAATTCAAACTATCTTGGTTTCGCCGAGTTTTCTTTACCGCACGGAGCTTGGCCCCGCAGATGATATGACGAGCGTTGTTCCTTTGTTGGATCATGAGGTAGCAACTCTTCTTGCATTCTTTGTAACGGGAGCACCGCCGGATGAGGAGCTAAGGGCTGCTGCTTCCGCCGGTGAACTACTCGATGCTGATGTTCGTGAAGCGCATGCACGGCGCCTTTACAGCAAGGCTGGTGAACACTTTGCTGGTTTTGTACGTGAGTGGTTGGGAATGGAAAATGTGGCGTTGATGACCAAGGATGAAACGTTTTTTCCGAATTTTTCAGAAAACACGGCACAATCTATGCAGACCGAAATCGATACCTTCGTTGAAAAAATACTGGTGGAGGGTGATACTCTTTACACGACATTAATGACCGCGAACTATTCGTACATTGACTCGGGCCTTGCCAGTCTCTACGGTGTTCCGGCTCCCAGTACGGCTTTTTCGAGGGTTGATTTTAATCCGACTCAACGCGCTGGATTACTGACTCAAGCCGGTGTGCTTGGCACCTACGCGGATTCAAGGCGTTCTTCGCCCACGCGGCGCGGCAAATTTATCTGGACACGTTTTTTGTGTAACGAACTAGGTGCACCTCCGGCGGGTGTGGATACCTCGATTGTAGGCGAAGAACCACCACCTGGCAGCACAAACCGTCAGGTAGTCGAGGCTCATGCTATGGATCCTACCTGTGCTGGTTGTCACAATGTAATTGATCCTCTGGGATTTGGACTTGAAAACTTCGATGCCTTGGGCCAGTGGCGAGATACGGACAATGGCTCAGCAGTGGATGCCAGTGGTTCGGTTTACAACTACAATGCTACCGAGTTTGAAGGGCTAAGCACTCCTTTGACTTCCGATGGAAACTTCGATGGTCCGGTTGAACTGAGCTGGTATCTTGCAAACAGCGAAGAAGCAAAACAGTGTTTCGTAAAGAATGTGACCGAGTTCATGTTGGGAATTTCGCGGAGTCAGCAAGAGTTGCGTGACAATCTTGCTGCCTTTGCTTATCCGGGGTTTGCTGGCGCGGATACTTCAACGTTGCAGCTGTTGGTTGAGATCGTCCGGTCGAATACCTTTGTTGAACGAGCCAATGTGGAAGGAGCGCAATAA